The following are from one region of the Actinopolyspora halophila DSM 43834 genome:
- a CDS encoding rhomboid family intramembrane serine protease gives MGSGSRRKPRVLPPHPGRAAAVALAFVALLYVLELIDQLFFQMGPTTPGRVYGLDVNGIQPREVEGLDGIVWAPLLHYGWEHLMANTLPLLVLGWLCMAGGIRRFVVVTAMIWVVGGLGTWLVAAESTTHLGASGIAFGWLMFLLVRGFFTGSVAQILVAVVLVVYWGGMLWGVLPGQQGVSWQAHLFGAVGGVLAAWLVTRSDRPHRAGSARSGDLPGRLGS, from the coding sequence ATGGGATCTGGTTCACGGCGCAAACCCCGAGTGCTGCCACCGCACCCCGGGCGGGCTGCCGCGGTGGCGCTGGCTTTCGTGGCCCTGCTGTACGTGCTGGAACTGATCGACCAGCTGTTCTTCCAGATGGGGCCGACCACTCCCGGCCGCGTGTACGGACTCGACGTCAACGGCATCCAGCCACGTGAGGTGGAGGGCCTGGACGGCATCGTCTGGGCCCCGCTGCTGCACTACGGCTGGGAACACCTGATGGCGAACACCCTGCCGTTGCTGGTGCTCGGGTGGCTGTGCATGGCGGGAGGGATCCGCCGGTTCGTCGTCGTCACCGCCATGATCTGGGTGGTCGGAGGACTGGGGACCTGGCTGGTCGCCGCGGAGTCGACCACCCACCTCGGCGCTTCGGGAATCGCCTTCGGCTGGCTGATGTTCCTGCTGGTGCGCGGTTTCTTCACCGGGAGCGTGGCGCAGATCCTGGTGGCCGTGGTGCTGGTCGTCTACTGGGGAGGAATGCTGTGGGGCGTTCTGCCCGGGCAACAGGGGGTCTCGTGGCAGGCGCACCTGTTCGGAGCAGTGGGGGGCGTGCTCGCGGCCTGGCTGGTGACTCGGAGTGACCGGCCGCACAGGGCCGGGTCCGCGCGTTCCGGTGACCTCCCGGGCAGACTGGGGTCGTGA
- a CDS encoding PLP-dependent cysteine synthase family protein: MARYDSLLDTLGDTPLVGLPRLSPSSDVRLWAKLEDRNPTGSVKDRPALAMIEAAEKEGTLTQGCTILEPTSGNTGISLAMAASLKGYGLVCVMPENTSEERRQILQAYGARIVSSPAEGGSNQAVTVAKQLAEQNPDWVMLYQYGNSANAEAHYRGTGPEILKDLPNVTHFVAGLGTTGTLVGVGRYLHERKPGTQIVASEPRYGELVYGLRNLDEGFVPELYDADVLNRRFSVGSYDALRRTRQLLEGEGIFAGVSTGAVLHAALTVGERAVAAGESAEIVFLVADAGWKYLSTGAYGGTLDEAAQQLDGQLWA, from the coding sequence GTGGCCCGCTACGACTCGTTGCTGGACACCCTCGGGGACACTCCGCTGGTCGGACTGCCGCGGCTCTCGCCGTCTTCCGACGTGCGGTTGTGGGCGAAGTTGGAGGACCGTAACCCGACCGGTTCGGTCAAGGACCGGCCCGCGCTGGCCATGATCGAGGCCGCCGAGAAGGAGGGCACTCTCACCCAGGGGTGCACGATTCTGGAGCCCACCTCGGGAAACACCGGCATCTCCCTGGCCATGGCCGCTTCGCTGAAGGGGTACGGCCTCGTTTGCGTGATGCCGGAGAACACTTCCGAGGAACGCAGGCAGATCCTGCAGGCTTACGGAGCGCGCATCGTCTCCTCCCCGGCCGAGGGCGGCTCGAACCAGGCCGTGACCGTTGCCAAGCAGCTGGCCGAGCAGAACCCGGACTGGGTGATGCTGTACCAGTACGGCAACTCGGCCAACGCCGAGGCGCACTACCGGGGGACCGGCCCGGAGATCCTGAAGGACCTCCCGAACGTGACGCACTTCGTCGCAGGCCTCGGAACGACGGGAACGCTGGTGGGTGTGGGGCGTTATCTGCACGAGCGGAAGCCGGGCACCCAGATCGTGGCCTCCGAGCCGCGCTACGGCGAGCTGGTCTACGGACTGCGGAACCTGGACGAGGGCTTCGTCCCGGAACTCTACGATGCCGACGTGCTCAACCGGCGGTTCTCCGTCGGCTCGTACGACGCGTTGCGCCGGACCCGCCAACTGTTGGAGGGCGAGGGCATCTTCGCCGGTGTTTCCACCGGTGCCGTGCTGCACGCCGCGCTGACGGTGGGCGAACGCGCCGTCGCTGCCGGGGAGTCCGCCGAGATCGTCTTCCTGGTGGCCGACGCCGGCTGGAAGTACCTGTCCACGGGTGCCTACGGCGGCACGCTGGACGAGGCAGCGCAGCAGTTGGACGGCCAGCTCTGGGCCTGA
- a CDS encoding nicotinamidase: MARALIVVDVQNDFCEGGALAVNGGAGIASAISRHLATAEHDHVVATRDYHIDPGDHFAENPDFVTSWPVHCVAGSAGAAFHPELDVAPVQAVFSKGQYSHGYSGFEGNGLAEWLAERDVSSVDVVGLATDHCVRATALDSAESGFDTRVLLDLTAGVAEETVGRAREQLRAAGVTLSGEPVVRGG, translated from the coding sequence ATGGCCAGGGCGCTGATCGTCGTCGACGTGCAGAACGACTTCTGTGAGGGTGGCGCGTTGGCCGTGAACGGGGGAGCCGGGATCGCCTCGGCGATCTCGCGGCACCTCGCCACGGCCGAGCACGATCACGTGGTCGCGACCAGGGACTACCACATAGATCCCGGTGACCACTTCGCCGAGAACCCCGATTTCGTGACCTCCTGGCCGGTGCACTGCGTGGCGGGAAGCGCCGGGGCCGCTTTCCACCCCGAGCTGGACGTGGCACCGGTCCAGGCAGTCTTCTCCAAGGGGCAGTACAGCCACGGGTACTCGGGGTTCGAGGGCAACGGACTCGCCGAGTGGCTGGCCGAGCGGGACGTGAGCTCGGTCGACGTCGTCGGGCTGGCCACCGACCACTGCGTGCGCGCCACCGCGCTGGACTCCGCCGAGTCCGGTTTCGACACCAGGGTGCTGCTCGACCTCACGGCCGGGGTCGCGGAGGAGACCGTGGGACGCGCCCGGGAGCAGCTGCGCGCGGCGGGGGTGACTCTCTCCGGCGAGCCGGTGGTGCGCGGCGGCTGA
- a CDS encoding MoaD/ThiS family protein encodes MAVNVSIPTILRTHTGGQKSVEADGSTVAEVINDLDSRHTGLKDRLVKEGALHRFVNVYVNDEDVRFVGGLEASVSDGDSLTILPAVAGGMR; translated from the coding sequence ATGGCAGTCAATGTTTCGATTCCGACTATTCTGCGCACTCACACCGGCGGGCAGAAGTCGGTTGAGGCCGACGGCAGCACCGTGGCCGAGGTGATCAACGATCTCGACTCGCGACACACGGGCCTCAAGGATCGGCTGGTCAAGGAGGGTGCGCTGCACCGTTTCGTCAACGTCTACGTCAACGACGAGGACGTCCGGTTCGTCGGTGGCCTCGAGGCCTCGGTCTCCGACGGGGACAGCCTGACGATCCTGCCCGCCGTCGCAGGCGGCATGCGCTGA
- a CDS encoding Mov34/MPN/PAD-1 family protein translates to MLVIRRDLVDAMVAHARRDHPDEACGVVAGPEGSDRPERVVEMINAERSPTFYRFDSTEQLQVWRAMDAADEEPVVIYHSHTATEAYPSRTDVSYASEPNAHYVLVSTRDPQEYELRSYSIVDGVVTEEPVEVVESYMFAHTGSDDIPDRG, encoded by the coding sequence GTGCTGGTGATCCGACGCGACCTCGTGGATGCGATGGTTGCGCATGCTCGACGGGACCACCCGGATGAGGCGTGTGGTGTGGTAGCGGGCCCGGAAGGGTCAGATCGCCCCGAGCGGGTGGTCGAAATGATCAACGCCGAACGTTCGCCGACGTTCTATCGGTTCGACTCCACCGAGCAACTGCAGGTCTGGCGGGCTATGGACGCCGCGGACGAGGAGCCGGTGGTCATCTACCACTCGCACACCGCCACCGAGGCGTACCCCTCGCGGACCGATGTGTCCTACGCCTCGGAACCCAACGCGCACTATGTGCTCGTGTCCACCAGGGACCCGCAGGAATACGAGCTGCGCTCCTACAGCATCGTCGACGGCGTCGTCACCGAGGAGCCGGTGGAGGTCGTCGAGTCCTACATGTTCGCCCACACCGGCAGCGACGACATCCCCGACCGAGGCTGA
- the clpS gene encoding ATP-dependent Clp protease adapter ClpS: protein MTTPAEAESTQVEPEEAGASERPWVTIVWNDPVNLMSYVTYVLQKVFGYSEEHATKLMLDVHNKGRAVVSSGSKEKVEGDVAKLHAAGLWATMQHDS from the coding sequence ATGACCACCCCAGCCGAAGCGGAGAGCACGCAGGTCGAACCGGAGGAAGCCGGAGCATCGGAACGGCCGTGGGTGACCATCGTGTGGAACGACCCGGTCAATCTGATGTCGTACGTGACCTACGTGCTGCAGAAGGTCTTCGGCTACAGCGAGGAACACGCCACCAAGCTCATGCTGGACGTGCACAACAAGGGGAGGGCCGTGGTCTCCTCGGGATCCAAGGAAAAAGTGGAGGGCGACGTGGCGAAGCTTCACGCCGCGGGCCTCTGGGCAACCATGCAGCACGACTCGTGA
- a CDS encoding P1 family peptidase, translated as MVDSPSGAGPKNAITDVVGVSVGHRHRLDERWATGSTVVLTPEGAAAGVDVRGAGPGTRETDVLDPDHLVQLVHGVLLGGGSAFGLSAADGVLRWLAERGHGLRVGSTPHEVVPIVPGAVLFDLPMSDWGRRPDATFGYAACEGVTRGVPATGNVGAGTGAVAGALKGGVGTASAVLDDGTTVGALIAVNSSGAVVDPRTGLPWALSSGLEGEFDVPAPSTEAIAAARGRSARTDRSGTEIAPLNTTIGVVATDAGFGKSECRRIAVAAHDGVARAVRPAHGMTDGDTVFALATGERSGAPIPGEPGWVAALDAVCTAAAEVTARAIVHAVLAAESVAAVPGYTRLYHPGWE; from the coding sequence ATGGTCGACTCACCTTCCGGGGCGGGGCCGAAGAACGCGATCACCGATGTGGTCGGGGTGTCGGTGGGGCACCGACATCGCCTCGACGAGCGCTGGGCCACCGGAAGCACGGTGGTGCTCACGCCGGAGGGTGCCGCCGCCGGGGTGGACGTCCGAGGGGCGGGGCCCGGAACGCGGGAAACCGACGTGCTCGACCCCGACCACCTGGTCCAGCTGGTGCACGGGGTGCTGCTCGGCGGGGGCAGCGCCTTCGGGCTCTCCGCAGCGGACGGGGTGCTGCGCTGGCTGGCCGAGCGCGGGCACGGGCTGCGCGTGGGGAGCACTCCGCACGAGGTGGTGCCGATCGTGCCAGGGGCCGTGCTGTTCGACCTCCCGATGAGCGACTGGGGCAGACGTCCGGACGCCACGTTCGGCTACGCGGCCTGTGAGGGGGTGACCCGCGGAGTTCCCGCGACGGGCAACGTCGGTGCGGGCACCGGCGCCGTGGCCGGGGCGCTCAAGGGGGGTGTGGGCACCGCCAGCGCGGTGCTGGACGACGGAACCACGGTCGGTGCGTTGATCGCGGTCAACTCCTCGGGAGCTGTGGTCGACCCGCGGACGGGACTGCCGTGGGCGCTTTCCAGCGGCCTGGAGGGGGAGTTCGACGTCCCCGCGCCCTCCACCGAGGCGATCGCCGCGGCACGGGGGCGGAGCGCGCGTACGGACCGCTCCGGCACGGAGATCGCCCCGCTGAACACCACCATCGGAGTGGTGGCCACCGACGCGGGCTTCGGCAAGTCCGAGTGCCGCAGGATCGCCGTGGCCGCGCACGACGGTGTGGCCCGCGCGGTTCGTCCCGCGCACGGGATGACCGACGGGGACACCGTGTTCGCGCTGGCGACCGGAGAGCGTTCCGGTGCCCCGATCCCCGGCGAACCGGGTTGGGTGGCTGCGCTCGACGCGGTTTGCACGGCGGCCGCCGAGGTCACGGCACGGGCGATCGTGCACGCGGTGCTCGCGGCAGAGTCGGTGGCGGCAGTGCCCGGTTACACACGCCTTTACCATCCCGGGTGGGAATGA
- a CDS encoding DUF2017 domain-containing protein yields MQDWTRDNGRLVSELEANEAAVIRGLVGEIKDMLTARGQQAPQDELAELTGMRTGPNTPPQESVLARLLPDFIRPDRDSFEPEAEDADTAGALRSLHEPDLIDHKSGVAKTVLETCPEQGGAVSLTEDQADSWLSAINDVRLALGTALDISEETPEEPPEDQLQREHYYVYQWLTWVQDSMIRALTS; encoded by the coding sequence GTGCAGGATTGGACACGCGACAACGGCCGGCTGGTGAGCGAACTCGAAGCCAACGAGGCAGCGGTGATCCGGGGCCTCGTCGGTGAGATCAAGGACATGCTCACCGCCCGTGGGCAGCAGGCTCCGCAGGACGAGCTGGCCGAGTTGACCGGAATGCGCACCGGCCCGAACACGCCGCCGCAGGAGAGCGTGCTGGCGAGGTTGCTGCCGGATTTCATCCGACCGGACAGGGACAGTTTCGAACCCGAGGCCGAGGACGCCGACACGGCGGGCGCGCTGCGTTCGCTGCACGAACCCGACCTGATCGACCACAAGAGCGGAGTGGCGAAGACCGTGCTGGAAACCTGCCCGGAGCAGGGCGGGGCGGTGTCGTTGACCGAGGACCAGGCCGACAGCTGGCTGTCGGCGATCAACGACGTGCGCCTCGCGCTCGGCACGGCGCTGGACATCTCGGAGGAAACCCCGGAGGAGCCTCCCGAGGACCAGTTGCAGCGCGAGCACTACTACGTCTACCAGTGGCTTACCTGGGTGCAGGACAGTATGATCCGGGCCCTGACTTCTTGA
- a CDS encoding nicotinate phosphoribosyltransferase — protein sequence MTDPASTALRTDHYELTMLSSALRDGTARRDCVFEVFTRNLPDGRRYGVVGGVERLLDAVENFRFDQQTLEALERDRVCDERTLDWLREYRFTGDVDGYPEGELYFPGSPVLTVRGTFAEAVLLETVILSILNHDSAVAAAATRMSSAANGRRLIEMGSRRTHEDSAVACARVAYLSGFTATSNLEAGARYGIPTAGTSAHSFTLLHDSEREAFQAQVDALGAGTTLLVDTYDITEGIRTAVEVAGPDLGAVRIDSGDVGVLARQAREQLDSLGATGTRIVVSGDLDEFAIASLRAEPVDVYGVGTSLVVGSGAPTAGMVYKLTEVDGRPVAKRSSHKESRGGSKAALRRHKPTGTALEEVVYRNGSGAEPPAAGPHDRFVQTPLIRGGRRVENLPGLEDNRQRLRHALVSLPWEGLKLSSGEPAVPTVFENH from the coding sequence ATGACCGATCCAGCCAGTACCGCGCTGCGCACCGACCACTACGAACTGACCATGCTCAGCAGCGCGTTGCGTGACGGCACAGCCCGGCGCGACTGCGTGTTCGAGGTCTTCACCAGGAACCTGCCGGACGGGCGTCGCTACGGAGTGGTCGGCGGCGTCGAGCGGTTGTTGGACGCGGTGGAGAACTTCCGGTTCGACCAGCAGACGCTGGAGGCCCTCGAACGCGATCGGGTGTGTGACGAGCGAACGCTCGACTGGCTGCGCGAGTACCGCTTCACCGGTGACGTGGACGGCTATCCGGAGGGCGAGCTGTACTTCCCCGGATCTCCCGTGCTGACGGTGCGGGGGACCTTCGCCGAGGCGGTGCTGCTGGAGACGGTGATCCTGTCGATCCTCAACCACGACAGCGCCGTGGCGGCTGCCGCGACCAGGATGTCCTCGGCCGCCAACGGCAGACGTCTCATCGAGATGGGCTCCCGGCGCACCCACGAGGACTCGGCCGTGGCCTGCGCCCGCGTCGCCTACCTGTCCGGTTTCACGGCCACCTCGAACCTGGAGGCCGGGGCGCGTTACGGGATCCCCACGGCCGGAACCTCGGCCCACTCGTTCACCCTGCTGCACGACAGCGAGCGGGAGGCGTTCCAGGCCCAGGTCGACGCGCTCGGGGCGGGCACGACCCTGCTGGTCGACACCTACGACATCACCGAGGGCATCCGCACCGCCGTGGAGGTGGCAGGCCCCGATCTGGGGGCCGTACGCATCGACTCCGGGGACGTCGGGGTGCTGGCCAGGCAGGCACGGGAGCAGCTCGACTCGCTCGGGGCCACGGGCACGCGGATCGTGGTCTCCGGGGATCTGGACGAGTTCGCGATCGCCTCGCTGCGCGCGGAGCCGGTGGACGTCTACGGGGTGGGAACCTCCCTGGTCGTCGGTTCCGGCGCCCCCACCGCGGGAATGGTCTACAAACTGACCGAAGTGGATGGTCGCCCCGTGGCCAAACGCAGCTCGCACAAGGAGTCGCGCGGCGGGAGCAAGGCCGCGTTGCGCAGGCACAAGCCGACCGGAACCGCGCTGGAGGAAGTCGTCTACCGCAACGGTTCGGGAGCCGAGCCGCCCGCGGCCGGGCCGCACGACAGGTTCGTGCAGACACCGTTGATCCGCGGAGGCCGGAGGGTCGAGAATCTGCCCGGGTTGGAGGACAATCGACAGCGACTCCGGCACGCGCTGGTGAGCCTTCCCTGGGAGGGGCTCAAGTTGTCCTCGGGGGAGCCCGCCGTCCCCACGGTGTTCGAGAACCACTGA